The Legionella sp. PATHC032 genome has a window encoding:
- the mutY gene encoding A/G-specific adenine glycosylase: MSTNSLNQLFSQLLLDWYDQHGRKDLPWQLPRSPYRVWVSEIMLQQTQVQTVIPYFNRFIEHFPDIFLLANAVEDEVLSLWSGLGYYSRARNLHNTAKIISDEYNGIFPEDLSILVQLPGIGPSTAAAILSQAFNKPAAILDGNVKRVLSRFFLIEGWPEQALVKKKLWELASSCMPNERCADYTQAIMDLGATCCTSKNPQCLRCPVKNHCQAFQNKKQHLYPTKKIKKQRPTLSQQFLVLHNQQNQVYLEKRPPTGLWGGLWCLPSINNQTCPIQHIQLFYRSQGENPKLITRFKHSFSHFHLEITALSIRIQSTSNFISESSGQWFTKETLPTLGLAKPTTLILSKLMLGGA, encoded by the coding sequence TTGAGTACAAACTCTTTAAATCAACTTTTCAGTCAATTACTGCTTGATTGGTATGACCAGCATGGACGCAAGGATTTACCATGGCAATTACCCCGTTCTCCCTACAGAGTTTGGGTGTCGGAAATCATGTTACAACAAACTCAAGTTCAAACTGTTATTCCTTATTTTAATCGTTTTATAGAACATTTCCCTGATATTTTTTTACTTGCTAATGCAGTGGAAGATGAGGTGCTCTCTCTATGGTCAGGGTTAGGCTATTACAGTCGCGCCAGAAATCTTCACAACACAGCAAAAATAATTAGCGACGAGTATAACGGTATATTTCCTGAAGATCTGAGCATTTTAGTTCAACTGCCAGGAATAGGACCGTCGACAGCAGCAGCGATACTCTCACAAGCTTTTAATAAACCAGCTGCTATTTTAGATGGGAATGTGAAACGAGTTTTATCTCGATTTTTTTTAATCGAAGGTTGGCCAGAACAAGCCCTGGTTAAAAAAAAACTATGGGAGCTTGCATCTTCCTGTATGCCCAATGAACGATGTGCAGATTATACCCAGGCAATTATGGACTTAGGAGCAACATGCTGCACAAGTAAAAATCCTCAATGCTTGCGTTGCCCTGTTAAAAATCATTGCCAAGCCTTTCAAAATAAAAAACAACATCTTTATCCAACAAAAAAAATAAAGAAACAACGGCCAACGTTATCACAACAGTTCCTGGTGTTGCATAATCAACAAAATCAGGTTTATCTGGAAAAAAGGCCCCCCACAGGGTTATGGGGAGGCTTATGGTGTTTACCCAGTATAAATAACCAAACTTGCCCGATTCAGCATATCCAACTCTTCTACAGGTCGCAGGGAGAAAACCCGAAGCTAATTACCCGGTTTAAACACAGCTTCAGCCATTTTCATTTGGAAATAACTGCGTTGAGTATAAGAATACAGTCTACGAGTAATTTTATCTCTGAATCCAGCGGACAATGGTTTACAAAAGAAACATTGCCAACACTGGGTCTTGCCAAACCAACCACCTTGATACTATCCAAATTAATGTTGGGTGGTGCCTAA
- a CDS encoding type IV secretion protein Dot, whose translation MHLTREVNIMSILSTVSRVINNFSTEIKNRVVEVGSNLKKSTEEFIGEVVIKAAVNRLKQGMLNALSPSDDTIKDGGNDLSTNNPDIEEVSSPTLNSKKKTEASTSLAGSTGIMQKLLGNIGLNSEQSIEVLSKHFNGAVERFTQDVSKAANEAVCEKIKSIQPEDVIKGINGLIGNTLKVDPESSDNNISFRLESAVQILGLILATMGMLMLVSQSKLPEQKTLEIEHLPTEEIQPPSLAIH comes from the coding sequence TTGCACTTAACAAGAGAGGTAAACATTATGTCTATATTATCCACTGTTTCGCGTGTCATTAATAATTTTTCAACTGAAATTAAAAATAGAGTTGTTGAAGTAGGAAGTAATTTGAAGAAATCAACAGAAGAGTTTATTGGCGAGGTAGTCATAAAAGCTGCTGTTAATCGTTTGAAACAAGGAATGCTGAATGCTTTGTCTCCTTCCGATGACACCATCAAAGATGGTGGTAATGATTTATCCACAAATAACCCTGACATTGAAGAGGTATCTAGCCCTACTCTAAACTCAAAGAAAAAAACAGAGGCAAGTACCTCGTTGGCTGGCAGTACAGGTATAATGCAGAAATTGTTGGGTAATATTGGCCTCAATTCTGAACAAAGTATAGAAGTATTGTCCAAACATTTTAATGGTGCTGTTGAGCGTTTTACCCAGGATGTTTCAAAGGCTGCAAATGAAGCCGTATGTGAAAAGATCAAAAGTATACAGCCGGAAGATGTAATAAAGGGTATTAATGGTTTAATCGGCAACACTCTCAAAGTAGACCCTGAGTCCAGTGACAATAACATATCATTCAGGCTTGAGAGTGCCGTACAAATCCTGGGACTGATTCTTGCAACCATGGGTATGCTGATGCTTGTATCTCAAAGCAAATTACCCGAACAGAAAACTCTAGAGATAGAACATCTGCCAACTGAAGAAATTCAACCGCCTTCCTTAGCTATTCATTAA
- a CDS encoding AsmA family protein encodes MKLLGKILLAFTALMIFVSITLWILAKNIKPETIKQLVSNKITAITHKQSQIDGSISWQLFPRPGLKFSKIHIGNENLNDHYSLQIDTLLLNLKITPLLRGDFVFSEINIDGLKLFINQENNEKRYSSEKNANQYNTVTYSNEQFAIQKLLLSHGQITLNNKGHSTVLKNIQIGAEQFNLRNSPFSLQVKAKLTDAAFLQIAKANINFKGRVSLSPSIIDELNSGINNSSLEGQLQIQNILLNQFAIKKINTTIKTHKRDIQFNPLTLSLYDGESIGDMKYVIANQQLLLNQTATNLDGKELITSLLKHPAISGNLDYSIHAAIPLKTLNVENLISKGTITLKDGEVYNINLDQLLNNLKIKLNSLITETPDNIKKLTQSADWDQNKNTQGNTKFKLANFKFQLQSGTISSDSFLLQTDKLQVNGEGRINLLNQEINSNIKATLNDNSTDNTLQKIQQALGGYFPLVVSGTVEHPIVLPDFKTISPVLSSLAIKSALTKPLKIIQKPLKELIH; translated from the coding sequence ATGAAATTGCTAGGAAAAATTCTACTTGCCTTTACTGCTTTAATGATCTTCGTATCGATTACTTTATGGATTTTAGCAAAAAATATTAAACCCGAAACCATTAAACAGTTGGTTAGCAATAAAATCACAGCAATCACTCATAAGCAAAGTCAAATTGATGGGAGTATTTCCTGGCAATTGTTCCCAAGACCTGGACTCAAATTCAGTAAGATACATATAGGTAATGAAAATTTAAATGACCATTATTCTCTTCAGATTGATACCTTGCTATTAAATTTAAAAATTACTCCTTTGTTGAGAGGAGATTTTGTATTTAGTGAAATTAACATTGATGGACTAAAATTATTTATCAATCAAGAAAATAATGAAAAACGCTACTCTTCTGAAAAAAATGCTAATCAATACAACACAGTAACGTACTCCAATGAGCAATTTGCCATTCAAAAATTATTATTAAGCCATGGACAAATTACCCTTAACAATAAAGGACATTCTACTGTCTTAAAAAATATTCAAATCGGGGCGGAACAATTTAATTTAAGAAACTCGCCCTTTTCATTACAAGTTAAAGCTAAGTTGACTGATGCTGCTTTTTTACAGATAGCCAAAGCTAATATTAATTTTAAAGGTCGAGTTAGCCTATCTCCCTCAATTATTGATGAACTCAATTCAGGAATAAATAACTCTTCCCTAGAAGGACAACTACAAATACAAAATATTTTATTGAATCAATTCGCCATCAAAAAAATCAATACCACCATTAAAACTCATAAAAGAGACATCCAATTTAACCCTCTGACTTTATCACTCTATGATGGTGAGTCGATAGGAGACATGAAGTATGTAATCGCTAACCAACAATTATTACTTAATCAAACGGCAACCAATTTAGATGGAAAAGAATTAATCACTTCTTTATTAAAACATCCTGCAATTAGTGGTAATTTAGATTACTCAATTCATGCCGCAATACCCTTGAAAACACTCAATGTTGAGAACCTTATTAGTAAGGGAACCATTACGCTCAAAGATGGAGAGGTCTATAATATTAATCTTGATCAATTACTTAACAATCTAAAAATAAAACTTAATTCACTTATCACTGAAACTCCAGATAACATAAAAAAACTGACTCAATCAGCGGATTGGGATCAAAATAAAAACACACAAGGTAATACCAAATTTAAATTAGCAAATTTTAAATTTCAGCTACAATCCGGAACGATTAGCAGCGATTCATTTTTGCTGCAGACTGACAAACTCCAGGTGAATGGAGAAGGTCGAATTAATCTGCTAAATCAGGAAATAAATTCCAATATTAAGGCCACATTAAACGACAATAGTACTGACAATACTTTACAAAAAATTCAACAAGCACTGGGCGGCTATTTCCCACTCGTAGTATCTGGCACAGTTGAACATCCCATAGTTTTGCCAGATTTTAAAACAATTAGTCCTGTATTAAGTTCATTAGCGATCAAATCGGCTCTGACAAAACCTTTAAAAATAATACAAAAACCACTTAAAGAGTTAATCCATTGA
- a CDS encoding calcium/sodium antiporter, with protein sequence MNPILNLIISFIALLWAANHLVVGASGLAIRFQLSPLIIGLTIVALGTSAPELFISIISSLKDKDDMAIGNAIGSNIANIGLILGIIILIKPTSFDYNKLKKAYPILIIAMLFAYSLILDGYLGTIDGCLFLIGCIAVLCYFIYLANHSHKKNLSVNEFRPAILSYRSTASNLLSIAIGLLILPICSKYIVYNASEIAKWIGISELTIGLTIIAIGTSLPELTTALVAAIKGEDSIAIGTIIGSNIYNLMLILAIPGLLNPTKISSVVLWRDMPVMLSITLLLLFLNYYYQKKTSSWPGGVLLLVYFCYMASLIINAYS encoded by the coding sequence ATGAATCCTATTCTGAATTTGATTATCAGCTTTATTGCCCTTCTTTGGGCTGCCAATCATCTGGTTGTTGGTGCCTCAGGGCTGGCTATTCGTTTTCAATTATCGCCACTTATCATTGGCTTGACCATTGTTGCTTTGGGTACAAGTGCCCCCGAATTATTTATCTCTATCATCTCTTCTTTAAAAGACAAAGATGATATGGCAATTGGAAATGCCATTGGCTCAAACATTGCGAATATTGGCTTGATTTTAGGGATTATAATCCTTATCAAACCAACCTCTTTCGATTACAATAAACTAAAAAAAGCATACCCAATATTGATAATTGCCATGCTGTTTGCATACAGTTTAATACTTGATGGTTACTTGGGGACTATAGATGGTTGCCTTTTTTTGATCGGATGTATAGCAGTACTCTGTTATTTCATTTATTTGGCTAATCACTCACATAAAAAAAATTTATCAGTTAATGAATTTAGACCTGCTATACTTTCCTATCGTTCAACAGCCTCTAATTTATTGAGTATCGCAATAGGTTTATTGATTCTGCCTATTTGTTCAAAATACATAGTTTATAATGCATCTGAAATTGCGAAATGGATTGGTATAAGTGAACTCACCATTGGCTTGACCATTATTGCTATAGGTACCTCCCTGCCAGAACTCACAACAGCCCTTGTTGCCGCTATCAAAGGAGAAGATTCTATAGCGATTGGTACGATAATTGGCTCAAATATTTATAACCTCATGTTAATTTTAGCCATCCCGGGATTACTAAACCCAACTAAAATTAGCAGCGTGGTATTATGGCGTGACATGCCAGTGATGCTTTCCATTACCTTACTTTTATTGTTTTTAAATTACTATTATCAAAAAAAGACATCCTCCTGGCCTGGGGGGGTACTTTTACTTGTGTATTTTTGTTACATGGCTTCTTTGATTATTAACGCGTACAGTTAG